A stretch of Henckelia pumila isolate YLH828 chromosome 4, ASM3356847v2, whole genome shotgun sequence DNA encodes these proteins:
- the LOC140862264 gene encoding uncharacterized protein: protein MTDKGHTHFYSLSFKLTMLVCLPGEEEFLGTEGHDPRDGTSTSSPCISTAATSSAPPPVYVGVQAGLAHILEQHAEAPRARPSMVYEKFRKMDPKDFFGTTDPMLAEGWIRSLEAIFRYMGLGDADRVCCMTFLLKDDATLWFEGVEKTVDVTTLTWEAFKTLFYEKYFMAEVRAQLKKDFMSLRQGDLTVSEFVRKFERGCHFVQLIGNDEAEKLQHFVACLRPTIRRDVMMIEPADYAAAVRKAIRSEQSLKDISAEQHGKKPYQGQQRPQGHHQAQRPAPPRAEDKPICQTCHRPHFGKCLKEAGVCFKWKKPGHLAKVCPELRRPVQGRVFVMQDEEADPDTTLITGRIVVAGVATRALLDSRATHSFILEAFTHKRGIECEELFGGFTVTIPSWEELSTRNMVKNLELLLQGQLVSADLIVLPMPEFDLILGMDWMRKNAVVIDF, encoded by the exons atgacAGATAAAGGG CATACGCACTTTTACAGCTTAAGTttcaa GCTTACTATGCTTGTTTGTTTGCCAGGTGAGGAGGAGTTTCTAGGGACCGAGGGGCATGATCCTCGAG ATGGTACCTCGACGTCATCCCCATGCATCTCCACTGCCGCCACCTCCTCTGCCCCTCCACCAGTTTATGTTGGGGTTCAGGCCGGCCTGGCTCATATCTTAGAGCAGCATGCCGAGGCCCCGAGGGCTAGACCTAGCATGGTTTATGAGAAGTTCAGGAAGATGGATCCTAAGGACTTCTTTGGGACTACGGATCCGATGTTAGCGGAGGGCTGGATTCGCTCGCTAGAGGCAATTTTCCGCTACATGGGGTTAGGAGATGCAGACCGAGTTTGTTGTATGACTTTCCTTCTCAAGGATGACGCCACCTTGTGGTTTGAGGGTGTGGAGAAGACTGTTGATGTTACCACACTGACTTGGGAAGCATTCAAGACTCTCTTCTATGAAAAGTACTTTATGGCTGAGGTAAGGGCGCAGTTGAAGAAAGActtcatgagtctccggcagggagaTTTGACTGTATCCGAGTTTGTTCGGAAATTTGAGAGAGGCTGCCACTTTGTGCAATTGATAGGGAATGATGAGGCGGAGAAGTTGCAGCACTTTGTTGCGTGTCTGAGGCCTACCATTCGTAGGGATGTGATGATGATTGAGCCAGCGGATTATGCAGCTGCCGTCAGGAAAGCTATAAGGTCCGAGCAGTCCTTGAAGGACATAAGTGCCGAG CAGCATGGCAAGAAGCCATATCAGGGACAGCAGAGGCCCCAGGGGCACCATCAGGCCCAGAGACCCGCTCCTCCTAGGGCTGAGGATAAGCCTATTTGCCAGACATGCCACCGTCCACACTTTGGGAAGTGCTTGAAGGAAGCAGGAGTGTGTTTCAAATGGAAGAAGCCTGGTCATCTAGCTAAAGTCTGCCCAGAGTtgaggaggcccgtgcagggtcgagtgttcgtgatgcaggacGAGGAGGCCGACCCAGACACCACACTCATCACAG GTAGGATTGTAGTAGCTGGTGTAGCCACTAGAGCTTTGTTAGACTCGAGAGCTACACATTCTTTTATTTTGGAGGCATTTACCCATAAGCGGGGTATTGAGTGTGAAGAGTTGTTTGGTGGATTCACAGTGACCATCCCATCATGGGAAGAACTGTCCACGAGGAATATGGTGAAGAATCTTGAACTCTTACTGCAAGGGCAACTAGTGAGTGCCGATCTGATAGTGTTGCCCATGCCTGAGTTTGACTTGAtacttgggatggattggatgagGAAGAACGCTGTGGTGATTGATTTTTAG